In Quercus lobata isolate SW786 chromosome 12, ValleyOak3.0 Primary Assembly, whole genome shotgun sequence, a genomic segment contains:
- the LOC115970932 gene encoding disease resistance protein RGA2-like — translation MADAILYGLVRKIIESLGSATLDQIGSIWGVNDELEKMNNTVLTIQAVLQDAEEQQVQNKQVEHWLNRLRDVVFDADDLLSEFSTHVLQRKVMGGDKMAKKVRIFFSRSNQLVFSFKMARKIKATREKLNDIATDWKKFHLKLVERPLKIQDVTRDRDQTYSYIGEEEVIGREEDRKAIVDLLLDFDVKDNVSFICIVGIGGLGKTTLAQYVYNDKSVNDYFDLKMWVCVSDDFDVKKITEKIIESATRTKPENLGMDPLQDKLQDQLNQKKYLLVLDDVWNENEERWCNLKRLLMGGAKGSKVLITTRTKLVAEITSTIKPPYFLSGLPKDKSWSLFKRMAFGEGQDTTDPDLETIGMDIVGKCQGVPLAIKTIGRVLYFETTEAGWLDIKNNELTNVTQPNNGILPVLKLSYDHLPSYLKCCFAYCSLFPKDYVIDKLTLIQLWIAQGFIQSQEKNKQLEDIANQYFMDLHWRSFFQEAKEGGGMNMMKFKMHDLIHDLAQSVSKSEFTLVDSNVNNVNEKVRHLSFSIDNVSFIRENLSTLVKANKMRTFILACDPWVVKGEIVEDSILKPLISSFKYLRVLDLHQLRMKTLPNTIDKLMHLKYLDLSDNEIEVLPSSITRLVNLQTLKLSYCTNLKELPANIQKLVSLKDLNIKGCKNLTHLPRGFGQLTSLQTLNLSTCVMLRELPADIQKLVSLKHLKINGCKNLTHMPCGLGQLTSLQTLNLFVVSKGSSKHCGGLAELNKLNDLRGKLEIKILAWVKDASSEFKAANLKEKQHLSELKLRWNLEGDDAVDTCDDENSMDGLQPHQSLKSLEMEGYMGVRVSSWLSFLTNLVELTIHNCKKCQYLPPLYKLSTLRKLHIECMDGLEYMTDGDMNDEISASLASPSTFFPSLEDLYIYKCRNLKGWWRSVDKGNEATTTSTISSSSSSSTNHYHQHIPSFPRLSLFHFWYCPNVTCMPLFPNLEKELWLENSSLKPLEETIEMNNRGVRASSFPSSSSSSSSSFSPPLSKLKKLQLSLELESLPEEWFKNLTSLETLIIWECPNLTSLPEGMSHLTSLQRLEIWRCPQLKQRCEKENGEDWDKISHIPNLYISDSIF, via the coding sequence ATGGCCGATGCAATCCTGTATGGCCTTGTACGGAAGATCATTGAAAGCTTGGGCTCTGCCACTCTCGATCAGATTGGATCGATCTGGGGTGTCAACGATGAGCTCGAAAAAATGAACAACACTGTTCTCACTATTCAAGCTGTGCTTCAGGATGCAGAGGAGCAGCAGGTCCAGAACAAACAAGTCGAGCACTGGCTCAACAGGCTCAGAGATGTAGTTTTTGATGCAGATGACTTGCTGAGCGAGTTCTCCACTCATGTGCTTCAGCGTAAGGTGATGGGTGGTGATAAAATGGCAAAGAAGGTACgtattttcttttcaagatcAAACCaacttgtttttagttttaagatGGCTCGCAAAATAAAGGCTACGAGGGAGAAGCTTAATGATATAGCAACTGATTGGAAAAAATTTCACTTGAAGTTGGTAGAGCGTCCTTTAAAGATACAGGATGTGACTAGGGACAGGGACCAAACTTACTCATATATAGGTGAAGAAGAAGTCATTGGGAGAGAAGAGGATAGGAAGGCCATCGTAGATCTATTGTTGGACTTTGATGTGAAAGACAATGTCTCATTCATATGCATAGTGGGGATTGGAGGGTTGGGGAAAACCACACTGGCTCAATATGTATACAATGATAAAAGTGTCAATGATTATTTTGATTTGAAGATGTGGGTGTGTGTATCTGATGACTttgatgttaaaaaaattactgaaaagaTAATTGAATCTGCAACTAGAACAAAACCTGAAAATCTTGGGATGGATCCATTGCAAGATAAACTCCAGGATCAACTCAACCAAAAGAAGTACTTGCTTGTATTGGATGATGTTTGGAATGAGAATGAAGAGCGCTGGTGTAATTTGAAAAGACTTTTGATGGGTGGTGCAAAGGGAAGTAAGGTGTTGATAACTACAAGGACTAAACTGGTTGCAGAGATTACCAGCACAATCAAGCCGCCGTATTTTCTAAGTGGCCTGCCAAAGGATAAATCTTGGAGTTTATTTAAACGAATGGCATTCGGAGAAGGACAAGATACCACTGATCCTGATCTTGAAACAATTGGAATGGACATTGTAGGAAAATGTCAAGGAGTGCCTCTTGCTATAAAGACAATAGGGagagttttatattttgaaacaaCAGAAGCTGGATGGTTAGATATCAAGAATAATGAACTTACAAATGTAACTCAACCAAACAATGGTATTTTACCGGTTCTAAAATTGAGTTACGATCATCTTCCATCATATTTGAAGTGTTGTTTTGCATATTGTTCATTGTTTCCTAAAGATTATGTAATTGATAAGTTGACATTGATACAATTATGGATAGCACAAGGATTTATTCAATCACAAGAAAAGAACAAACAATTAGAGGATATTGCCAATCAGTACTTCATGGATTTACATTGGAGGTCCTTCTTTCAAGAAGCAAAAGAAGGCGGCGGCATGAATATGATGAAGTTTAAGATGCATGATTTAATCCATGATCTTGCACAATCAGTCTCAAAGAGTGAGTTTACTCTGGTTGATTCTAATGTAAACAATGTCAATGAAAAAGTTCGtcatctctcattttcaattgaCAATGTTTCATTTATTAGGGAGAATTTAAGCACATTGGTTAAAGCAAATAAGATGCGAACATTTATTTTGGCATGCGATCCTTGGGTTGTTAAAGGGGAAATAGTGGAAGATTCAATTCTCAAACCACTTATTTCTAGTTTTAAATACTTGCGTGTGTTAGACCTACATCAGTTAAGAATGAAGACATTGCCAAATACCATTGATAAGTTGATGCATCTGAAGTACCTTGATCTCTCCGATAATGAAATTGAAGTTCTCCCTAGTTCTATAACTAGATTAGTGAATTTGCAAACATTAAAGCTCTCTTACTGTACTAATCTTAAGGAGTTACCAGCTAACATTCAAAAATTGGTCAGCCTCAAGGACCTTAACATAAAAGGTTGCAAGAATTTGACTCATCTGCCACGTGGATTTGGGCAATTGACTTCTCTTCAAACATTAAATCTCTCTACGTGTGTGATGCTAAGAGAGTTACCAGCTGACATTCAAAAATTGGTCAGCCTCAAGCAccttaaaataaatggttgtaAGAATTTGACTCATATGCCATGTGGATTAGGGCAATTGACTTCTCTTCAAACGTTAAACCTTTTTGTTGTGAGTAAGGGTTCTTCCAAGCATTGCGGTGGGCTAGCGGAATTAAACAAGCTAAATGACTTGAGAGGAAAATTAGAGATTAAAATTTTGGCATGGGTGAAAGATGCTTCCTCAGAATTCAAAGCAGCAAATTTGAAGGAGAAGCAGCATCTCAGTGAGTTGAAATTAAGATGGAATTTGGAGGGTGATGATGCCGTAGATACCTGTGATGATGAAAATTCCATGGATGGCCTCCAACCACATCAAAGTTTAAAATCTTTGGAAATGGAGGGGTACATGGGTGTGAGAGTTTCAAGTTGGCTTTCATTCTTAACAAATCTCGTTGAATTAACTATACACAATTGTAAGAAGTGCCAATATTTGCCACCGTTGTATAAACTCTCAACTCTCCGAAAACTACATATTGAGTGTATGGATGGTCTGGAGTACATGACAGACGGGGATATGAATGATGAGATATCTGCTTCACTGGCATCACCATCAACATTTTTCCCATCCCTTGAGGATCTCTATATCTATAAGTGTCGAAATCTAAAGGGATGGTGGAGGAGTGTGGATAAGGGGAATGAGGCAACAACGACATCaacaatatcatcatcatcatcatcatcaactaaTCACTATCACCAACACATACCTTCCTTTCCGcgtctttctctctttcatttctGGTATTGCCCTAATGTGACTTGCATGCCGCTATTTccaaatcttgaaaaagagcTTTGGTTGGAAAATAGCAGTTTGAAGCCGTTGGAAGAGACAATAGAGATGAATAATAGGGGAGTAAGGGCTTCTTCATTTCcgtcctcttcctcttcctcttcctcctccttctccCCTCCTCTCTCCAAATTAAAGAAATTGCAGTTGAGTCTGGAGTTGGAGTCTCTGCCAGAGGAGTGGTTTAAAAACCTAACTTCTCTTGAGACATTAATCATTTGGGAGTGTCCCAATCTGACGTCACTTCCCGAAGGGATGAGTCACCTTACCTCTTTACAGAGGTTGGAAATCTGGAGATGTCCCCAATTAAAGCAAAGATGCGAGAAGGAAAATGGAGAGGATTGGGATAAGATTTCTCACATCCCAAATCTTTACATCTCAGATAgtatattttga